The following proteins come from a genomic window of Pleuronectes platessa chromosome 2, fPlePla1.1, whole genome shotgun sequence:
- the LOC128448975 gene encoding proto-oncogene tyrosine-protein kinase Src: MGAGKSKPKEPGQRSMSLDGTIGTGSDSGRFHHLGPSQQTQTPNRSPAVGTGRRGHPGQHHHAPTNTPELALFGGVDHTGTITSPHRGPLAGGVTTFVALYDYESRTASDLTFRKGDRLQIVNNTEGDWWLARSLTTGESGYIPSNYVAPSDSIQAEEWYFGKITRRDSERLLLNLQNRRGTFLVRESETTKGAYCLSVLDYDNTKGLNVKHYKIRKLDSGGFYITSRTQFTSLQQLVFHYRKHSDGLCHALSDVCPVAKPQTQGLARDAWEIPRESLRLDLKLGQGCFGEVWMGTWNGTTRVAIKTLKPGTMSPEAFLQEAQVMKKLRHEKLVQLYAVVSEEPIYIVTEYMSHGSLLDFLKGDAGKMLRLPQLVDMSAQIAAGMAYVERMNYVHRDLRAANILVGENLVCKVADFGLARLIEDNEYTARQGAKFPIKWTAPEAALYGRFTIKSDVWSFGVLLTELATKGRVPYPGMVNREVLDQVERGYRMPCPADCPSSLHELMLSCWRKDPEERPTFEYLQGFLEDYFTSTEPQYQPGENL; this comes from the exons ATGGGGGCGGGCAAGAGCAAGCCCAAGGAGCCGGGCCAGCGCTCCATGAGCCTGGACGGCACCATCGGCACAGGCTCAGACAGCGGGCGCTTCCACCACCTGGGCCCCTCCCAGCAGACGCAGACCCCCAACAGGAGCCCTGCGGTGGGGACGGGGAGGCGGGGGCATCCAGGGCAGCACCACCACGCGCCGACCAACACTCCTGAGCTGGCTCTTTTCGGAGGAGTGGACCACACGGGCACCATCACCTCGCCCCACAGGGGACCTCTGGCAG GAGGTGTCACTACATTTGTGGCGCTGTATGACTATGAGTCACGGACAGCGTCTGATCTGACCTTTAGGAAAGGCGACAGGCTGCAGATTGTCAACAACAC agaAGGGGACTGGTGGCTCGCTCGCTCCCTGACGACGGGCGAGAGCGGTTACATCCCCAGCAACTACGTGGCCCCGTCCGACTCCATCCAAGCAGAAGA GTGGTACTTTGGGAAGATCACTCGTCGGGACTCAGAGCGGCTCCTTCTGAACCTGCAGAACAGACGAGGAACCTTCTTGGTGAGGGAGAGCGAGACCACTAAAG GGGCCTACTGCCTGTCAGTGCTGGATTATGACAACACCAAGGGCCTGAATGTTAAACATTACAAGATCAGGAAGCTGGATAGCGGCGGTTTCTACATCACCTCCCGCACCCAGTTCACCAGCCTACAGCAGCTAGTCTTCCACTACCGCA agCACTCCGATGGGCTGTGCCACGCTCTCTCAGACGTGTGTCCAGTGGCCAAACCTCAGACCCAGGGGCTGGCCAGGGACGCCTGGGAGATCCCCCGCGAGTCGCTCCGCCTCGACCTGAAACTGGGACAGGGCTGCTTTGGAGAAGTCTGGATGG GTACGTGGAACGGTACGACGCGAGTAGCCATCAAGACCCTGAAGCCAGGCACCATGTCCCCGGAGGCCTTTCTGCAGGAAGCACAGGTGATGAAGAAGCTGCGGCACGAGAAGCTGGTCCAGCTGTACGCCGTGGTGTCCGAGGAGCCCATCTACATCGTGACAGAGTACATGAGCCATG GGAGCTTATTGGACTTCCTGAAAGGGGACGCAGGGAAGATGCTTCGTCTGCCTCAGCTGGTTGACATGTCCGCTCAG ATTGCTGCGGGCATGGCATACGTGGAGAGGATGAACTACGTCCACAGGGATCTGCGCGCTGCCAACATCCTGGTGGGAGAGAACCTGGTGTGTAAAGTGGCCGACTTTGGTCTGGCAAGACTCATCGAAGACAACGAGTACACAGCGAGACAAG GAGCTAAGTTCCCAATCAAATGGACGGCACCAGAGGCAGCTCTGTACGGGCGCTTCACCATCAAGTCGGACGTCTGGTCCTTTGGTGTGCTGCTCACAGAGCTGGCCACTAAAGGCAGAGTCCCCTATCCAG GCATGGTGAACCGCGAGGTGCTGGACCAGGTGGAGCGCGGCTACAGGATGCCCTGCCCGGCAGACTGTCCCAGCTCCCTGCACGAGCTCATGCTCTCCTGCTGGAGGAAGGACCCGGAGGAGAGGCCCACGTTCGAGTACCTGCAGGGCTTCCTAGAGGACTACTTCACCTCCACAGAACCCCAGTATCAGCCAGGGGAGAACCTATAG